The DNA region AGACAGAGAGTCTACTTTGCAGCTGGCAGCACGACTAGGGACAGATTGTGAGTGTCCGCTCGCACAGCAGACACCCTCCGCATGTTGTCAACCTGCACACAGTCACTGCAGAGTATCGCATCGGCTACTTCACAGCTCCGCTGGCTGCCTTGGTCATGTTTCCACACGTGAGATCCGGTTTGCGTGTCGAATAGTGCAACCTTCGGGCCTCttttccccctcctcgtcggcgctACTGCCTGCACCTTGCGATGCAAGTGTATCGAAGACTGCGCTATGAGACCTTGTGAGCACAACCCGTGCCGGACGCTGGAGGGCGTGGTGTTTGGGGAAGCGATTCTCTGTTGAGCCACTGTAAGGCGCTTATGGGATTCACGGAAGAGTCCAGGTCCCTCATCGCCGCATCACACGGCCTATGCAGAGCGCTGTTCTTTTTCCCGCAGAGCACCTGGGTGACTACATTTTCTTCCACGCCTCAATATGCAGCCGCCCAGATCGGCGAGTCTTCGCCAGACAGCTAGCGTCGAGCCTACTGAGTGGCGCAAGGAAAAGCAAGCGTGCGAATCGGGAACCGCACCGGCAGTCattcgcgctgctgccctccgtACGCATTCCACGGTCTGCCTCCAAcccacggccgccgtcgcttgCCGCGCGACACGGTCCTCTGGGACATTCGTTGTCCGACATTACTCCCGGATGGGTTTTCAGGATTcgtcacacgcgcacacactccaCTCACTGGTGCCACCGCAGTGTCAAGTaagagggaggcgggcaAAGGCGGGGCGAAAGGCACGCCAAGGAGTCCGCGGTAACGAGTCCAGAGCACGAGATagttttgttttttctttcggTGACAGCCCGGCATGTACCACGGGAGCATTCGGCCGCCTTCTTGCGTGTGCTGTGTAGTGAAAGGAACTCACGTAACGGCTGCCAAAAGGATGTGATGCGAGTagaagggcgagggaggggagagggagacgcgGTACTGGCGGCGGATCTGGAAGCGAAACAGCGTTGGTGGCTCAGGCGCAGGACAGGTTGTAGAGCACCGCTTACGCGTTCGTGCAGGACTGCACACAGCCCTCCAAGACAGGCTCATCTTCATGCAAGTAACGGACACCTGGGATGCGCCGTCACAGAAAACGCCACACGAAGGCGGGCCCTCGCCCGTCTGTTATGGTGTTCACGTTTTTTGTCTCTGGGTATGTTTTTattttttcctctctcttttttttgcaAGCTGCTCGCCGCCCAACCACCTCGTCGGCAACTATGCGTGCGACTCGTACACATGGAACATTGCATTGTATCACAAAGGACAAGAAGAAATAACGGAACAAGACGGAAACAAAACAATTAGAGATGAGCGAACACTACACGCGTGTCATGAATGCAGAGGAAGACGGAAAGAAAACAATTAGAGATGAGCGAACACTACACGCGTGTCATGAATGCGGAGGAAGAcggaaacaaaacaaaagtCAACAAAGAAACAACAATCGGGAGCGTAGGTGCGAAGAGGGTGAATGAAACAAAGAAACATATCTGTAACGCACGGCGAAGGCTCGGCGGGGCGGTCGCTGTGTTCATGAGAAAGCAATCATCAGAATTCAAACCAGAGACAGCAgatgtgagagagagagatagggGCGGCACATTGTCTATGGCTTGCATCTGTACAGAAGAATTGGGATAGAAGAAGCCGCGCTCTCTCCACGCTACCGACTCTTTGTGAAGTCCATTGCTCCCAACGCGCCTCTTGTCCTCACCTAGTCGAGCTGAACACAGTTGTTTAGAGGGCCTCCTAAAGGTAGAGGTTAGAACACGTCTGATGTACGACGtaaaggaagagagagcaacacagagagagctAGCTTCACTGCATcaggaaagagaaggaaaagaaaacacggCGACAGGAAAAGCAATGACTTGGAGCAATGCACAGCACATCTCATCATGAGGCGCACGCCTCAGAACGGCAAAAACACCAGTGAAAGCCGACCATCAGTGCCCTAGCGCcaagcaaaagaaaagacGAACGAAGGTGTAGCTGTTACAGCAGCGCAATGATAAGGAAGGTACTTGAACTCTGGAAAGCAAAACCACCAGAACGGTGGTGAGTTTAGAGCCGAATCGCTGGCGTCACATTTCCGTACCCTTCCAATCGCCGTGTCGCTTGAACACAACCTCGACGTCACAAGAGACAACGCAGAAAGAGCACAAACGGGGCTGGAGGGCTGGCACAATGGAGGCCAATCTACCTCTTATCAGACTCCAAGACACACGCGATATCGTTCCTTCGGCGGAGCTTGTACCGAACATCGTATACCGCGacttcgtcctcctcggctACAGTGTACGCAGTGCGTGGGTCTCCGCGTACCCAGTCGAGATCGAATGACGCTCCGAGCCCCACGAGTGTGCTCGGCACCTGAGACGCCACCCACTCGTGCATTCGCTGCGTTGCATTCTCCTCAATCGTGTTCACGTCGATGCCCTGCGCAATCAACCGCTTGGCCTCCTCGGCCACCTTGAACTCATTTTTGTGGAAGTAGTGGACATAGTATGGAATCGCTGACATGCCAAAGTGCGCCATCACCGAGATCCACGTCAGCTTGACAGGCTTTGGCCGCAGAATCTGGTGCGCCCGGAACCGCCGGTCAGCCATGTAGCACACGCGCTTCTTGGGGCAGAACCTCTCCACGGCGTCGTGGTGATCTCTTATCTGCTTCCCGATATGCTTATCCTCGTGCTGCATGTTCAAGCTAAGATATTCCTTTTCCAGCCTGTAATCGTAGGGATTTGTCAGCAGCTTCATCAGAAGAGCATTGAAGTCATCAAACGGGTTCAGTGCAGCCTGGATGAGGCGACGGTCCAGAATGTAGCCCACGCCGTTGCCATACGCGAGTTTACTTCTATAGAGCCACCACACTCGATACAGGCATTCCTCCGCGTCGTTGATGGCCAGTGTCGGTGGGATAACCCCTCTGTGTGGAATCGTCACCGTCAAGTTGCGCGGCTTCTGCCACCCACCGCGCACatgccgcaggtcgctcaAGTACTGTGGCACCTTCAGGTacatgtcgtcgtcgcccttcATGATGTACGGCACGTCCGGGAAGGCAGTGTACGCGTAGTTCAGCCACAACACGGTCTTTTGAGACATGCCTACTTCCGTCGGTATACCCCACGATATACCCATGCccattttctttttcgtgGTCGGCTTGCGGTCCGTCAAAAAGTCCAGCCATAGCGAGTTGCGAtggtgcagcgcctcctgccacAGTGCCGCGGACGCGTGGCACACGtactgcgccgctgctgtgaaGGCAGGTGTCACGGGCAGCGACAACTGGGCTGAAAGAGCCGTGAGGGACGAGGTCCCGGCCACAAGACTTGCCGCAGTCACCACGGTGGTCCTTACACCAGCGCAGGGTGATCTCCACACCGCGTCATCGCTTCGTGGGATGTCGCGCCACCCATCACGCAGCACCACGCGACACTGCAGGTAGGGGGGTGCATTGTTGACGTCTCCACCCTCCACAGCCAGGTGCTGCTCAGTTGCTGCGGCGTACTCGCTCACTGTCGGGGCCACCTGCGCCGTGTCCCCGAGGTACTGCGCTGTGTAGTCAGAATCtcggtgtgcagcagcgaacacgtagagctgcagcagcgcgccagtAAAGTTGTTCTCGGTGCGTGCAACCTCTCGGTACGTCAGCCACGTCGCCCGCTGTGCGTCCCGCAGAGGGTAGCGCATCGGTTGGTCCGTTGAAGGTATGCCCAACACGATCAAGTGTCTCGGTCGCTCACCTGTGCTGCGCGACTGCGATGTGTGAacgaagcggcgctgctgcgcgtacgACCAGGTCACCCATTGCCACCGCGGCAGTTCCGCTGCAACGTCCACGTCGTCCGTCACGCTCGCCATCGCAAACAGCATCGGCCCCATGAGGCCCAGCGGTGCAGATGTCGTCGCGAACACGGAAAGCCCTTTTTGCTTATGATGTCCCGTCTTGTTAGTCGATCTCcccgcatccgcagcgaccgCAGAAGCGTATGTGACATTGTCGAAGCACATCGTGCAGTCCTCGTCGATCACACGTAACGTCCATGACGGCAGCTGATCCCGGTCGAGTCTCGCCAGAGAGCCAGCGCCAGAGGCCGCAAGACCACGCTGTGTGGTCGTCAACCGCTCAACAGCACtctcgtgctgcaccaggACAGAGAACGGCGATGAAGACTCATATTCACGGTTCGCTTCATTGAGCAACTCTATCGATGATTTCTGTTGTAAGCCTACATTGGTCGTGAATTGGCTGATGACCCAGTGAACCATGACGATGAGAGCAAGTAAGACGGCTAGCGCAGCCAGACGACGCTGTCGAGTGCATAAACGCAGACATTGTGCCGCGGATCGTCGAGGATGACCGCAGGAGTTGAACAGGGGGGTCTGTGCTACGGCATTCAAGCAGTCATCGCTTCTCGGCAGTGTGCCGGTGCTCCTCTTACCACCGCTCGACGCTCGAGTCGAGTGCACCTCCGGCTTGCCGCGTGAGCGCGAGTGACAgccctctccgctctccgcagcgctgctctgcccgcAGTGCCTCTGAGAGGGGGGAAGCAGCTGAAGAGggtcgaggcggtgcgtgtccCTGGGAGCCCACTCCGCTGGCACATTGTTCTCCTCTCGCATGATGGTGTACTTCCCGCGCAGTGCGGGGGTGGCGGAAGGAGTGCCTAAGGTGTGCAAGTGGCCGGCAAAGTGGCACAAGCACACTCTTGGCTGCGTACAGCGAAACAGCAGGACCACCGACAGAGACGCAGGTGGATCGAGGGCGGCCCAAGAGGATCGCACGGCAACACAAGACAGCGGTGAAGAAGAGCTGTGAGCGTATCCGTGCGACTGCAAAGGGCGCGCGAGTCAGCGGACGTGTGTCGCCCTCCACTTgcatgtgcctgtgtgtcggtgtgggtgggtgggtgtatggagagatggagagatgGGTGGAGTGAGTTGTGGGAAGGTGGGCGCCGTGAGATGGTCGAAGGACTCGCGAGTCGGACGAGTCGAAGCGGCAGTGGAAGATGTCACTGCGTCGAGCAAcaccggtgcggcgctgTGGGAATGGGGAGGCTGTTTGCCTCTTTGGCGGTGCAGACTGTTGCTGGACACAGCAGGTCTCTGGGTTTCTCTTTCCCGAGACGAAAGCGGGCAAGTCTTTCCTTTGCAAGGATGCACGCGGCAGCTACCCCGCTGCACCCTTCGCTGGCATCCGTCGCGGATCGATGGCAAGCCCCCAGCGCCTAACAGAAAAGCGGGAGGGCCTGCACGTACTCCAGTGGGAGACGCGCCAGCAGTGTcggtgccccctccccctctacgcgagaagaagcagaggagtagacacacgcgcaggagaggaaagcaaaagtggcagaggtgcaagggaagagggcggcgcgcgttGGACGGGTGCACTGTCGTCGGGGAGGGAAATCGAGCCTGTACCCGGATGGTCTACCGCTTGATAGACAGAGCACGTGGCGTACGGCGGGCAGGCCGTGCAGAAAACGCGAAAGAGAACAGCGCCGCGCCACGACGCGCTGTACACCACAGCGAAGCACAAAacagccagcagcgtcgaccAGCAGAAAAAGAACCGCAAAGGCCAAACCAACAATGCCATCGAGAAATAGGCTGCTGAACCTCCCCACCGGCGGGCACAGGGACcgggaaaggaaaagggagcAGCGCCTGGCGAGCTGGATTTCGTCCGCGTCACAATCCGCCACttacgcgcgcgcacgcgggtGAGGGTGCAACAGAAGGACGTCTACCTTGAGAAgtcgggaggaggagaccgCCATAGGTGTATGAGACCGAAGAAGCGAGAAAAGGCGGTCGCAGGTGTGCCTTTCTCTGAGCTCGTACTTTTTCTCCCGTGACTCGCGCCGTTaggtgtgcggctgcgctctcttgcccgcTGGCTCGAGTGTCAGTGAAAAGCACCCATCGCCGCCCGGCATCTGCCTCACGAAGCTGAGCAGTGGATGCACGACCCCGCGCGTCCTCTGCATTGGGGTGCTTCCGTCTGTGAGGTCGTGCGTGTTATGTGTGTAAACAGAGAACAGGaggagacgaagagaagcgcaAGGAGTGAAAGGGAGCGcatggcgctgcggcgtagGGAATGAGCGAGCaagcggcggaggagcagcaacgTCGAAGAGACGACCCGTCATCCCGCGTGGTGACCTCTGGTGCCGGCAGGCGTTGAGGGAgacagggagggagcggggtTGCACTCAGCCTCCATAGACACGGACGCCGAGAGCGTGCCTCGCATACGGCAGCGCACGGCCTCTCTTCGGGTATGCAGTGGAGTCGGTGTGCTGTCTTCTTTCGGTACTGCCTTCCGCAAACAGCGATGAGTAGGGAAGGATGTCAGCACGAGACGAAAGAAAAGCCATagtggggggaggagaagtcGAAAACCAAGAACACCACCGAAACGACGGCATGAACAAAGAAGGTGTATCTATGAGTGTGCAGCGGCTCTGCGAGCATTTACGCGTAGCCGTACAGGATGTGGCCTtgcttgcgcagcgcggTCACAACATCGCACGCCGTCACGGTCTTCTTGCGCGCGTACTCGGTGtaggccgtgctgcagcgcacaatGTCCTCCACGTAGGCCTtcagcacgcggcgcacctctTCGTACACCTCGCTCGAGATGCGCTtcacgccgccgcgagtGATGCCGCGGATGTTGTCGgcagcaccttcttctgGCGCCTCTGGTTGCCCTTGGCCATTGTGAAGGTATGGAGGGAGGAAGCAGATAGGTTTCGATCTCTGAGAATAAAAGTGCTGCTGTTCATGCTATCAGGTTTCGAGAAGGGCGGGAATGTGGATGAAAGCAGCGTGGAATTTTCGCAGGGAAACTTAGCTATTGCCGAAAATGATAATTCAGTATTCACAGAGCAAGTGTTACAGCTATGCCTTGCACCTCATATGCTGCTTGGAGAAGAAAGCAGTTTAGAAAAGTCTGTTGGCGAAGCTCAGGGAAAGGGGCGGAGAAAAACAGTCCCTTTTTTCGCTGAAAGCTGAGGAAAGACGGTACTTTTCGGCGGCGGTAAGGATCACAATGCCCCAAGCGGTAATTGTCTTCTCAAGAATTCAATGCGAAAGCAAGCTTATGAGTGGTGGCCAACACCTGCCAGCACTGCACCTGTTTCTCTGCCTTCACGCACTCGTCAAGTATCGAACGAGGTCGAATGACAGTGACTGGAGGGAAGGCTAGCGAGGGGAATCGCTGGCATTCCGTGACCCGTTCATGGACTCtgccccccccaccccaccccaccccctgttTTGTATTTCGTGTCGACGCTGTTGTTTCTCACCGCAAAAGGTTTCTACAGGGGCTTTTCAGCGGCATTGAGGAATACTGCTGAAGTGCAGCTGCATGGTTATAGAAAGCTAAGAAAAGTGAAGGTTGCCTCTGTAACTCTGCGAGCATTTGCAAAAAGTGCATGGATGTGCGAATGAAGGATTTTCCTTTCCGATGTAGCTCTTTTGAAGAAAAGCAGCTGCAAAGCCACAAGACAGTGGTCCGAGCTGAGAAATCAACATGATGGTCCCCTCTGCATCCACAAATGATCTTCTTCTTCGATGCGCCTTTCTGCATTCATCGCACCCGCCTGGTGTTCATCACTGAATTGATGGGGAAAGGAAATCACTACTTGTCGTGCTTACTTGAAACAACACTCTTTACTGGATTTTTGCTACTAGCCTCCTCATGAAAAGGGATCTTTGTGTACACGTACCTAGAACTCGTAACGGTGGTGCGTTTAAACACTCCGAGGATGTCGAGCTCCATGCTAACGACTTCGAATGGGACGAAAAGGTAGCGGAGCTAACCATCACGGAGCGAAAGCATGTTGATGAGTATATGAGTAGGTGTATGGCAGAATTAAGTCGTGCCGGATTGTCCAGGTCGCTGGAAGAGGTCCCTGAGAAGCCATGGGAGATGCATTTCGCTGCATCAAAGCATCACTTTCCTCTAAAGAACTACATCATACATGcgtttccgctgctgcgcaccgttGTGGGCAGACGAGGTTCGCCTGCGTGGATTTTAGAGTGTGGTTGCGGTACTGGGAGCACCCTGCTTCCAATTATGCGTGAATGTACAAGCCCAGATGTCCACTTTGTAGGCTTCGATATCTCACCATCTGCACTCTCGCACTTCAGGAGCCATGAGATCGCACAGAGCTATCTGCAGCGAAATCAGCTTACACTGCTACCCTTGGCGATTGGCAGCTCTACCTGTGCTACGATCGCGGACCCCACGGCACCGGTGGCGAAGCGGCAACGGATTGACAAAAATGCTACCCTTGTAGTGGATGCCCTCACTGCAGCGGACAAATCTCTTCAGCACCAGAAGTTTGATGCAATCCTGCTAGTTTTTGTCCTCTCCGCGCTACCGACGGTGGAAAAAATGCTCTCGGCTATCAAACAGCTGAAGGGAGTTTTGAAGCAAGATGGAATACTGCTTTTCAGGGATTATGCGCTTCCTGACCACAACTTTTTCCGCTTCTTGTCCAAAATGAACAACAAGGTTGGAGGCGTTGCTTTTGCAAAAGGTGACTGCACAACTCAGGTGTTCTTCCACAAAGAGTTTGCAACCAAACTTTTTTCGTCTGCTGGCCTAGTCGAGGTGGACGATGCTCCGTCAAAGCTGACGTATCACTGCAATCGCATTGTGAACCGAAAAAATGGGAAAAAGATGGATAAGATTTTCATTAACGGAACGTTTAAGCTGGCACCGAGCAGCTGAACCGTGCAATGCTGGTGGAAGCGGTATGGAAGCCGCAGTAAAAAGACAATGAAGAAGCATCTGACCAAAGCGTAGACTTTCGCGAATTTGCGGTCACAGTCTCGTGGGCTTTCGCAACTCTTTCTTCTGGGTTTAACCTCATtgaaaaaaagagggatTGGGGCGCGCTGTCCTTTCTGGGAAGGCATGTTTTGGATAGACGTAGCAGATGTTTGCGTGCCGTACGTGCTCCACATTTTTTCGAGCACTAGTGTCGCCTTCGTGTTGCTCGTAGCAGCAATGCAATTATTTTTCAAGTAGCGATGGTAACACTTCCATCCTTAGTGCGAGGATGTGTGCGTTGATCTATTAACATGCCTCCAAtgcttttcttttgttcCTACTACTGTCGGTGCACGAATGGGCTTTCTGCCGTGAACTCTCGCTATTGTGTTGCGCGACGTTGTGGTTGAGCTGTTTCCCTAACAAATTTGCTGTCGGAGTGGAAGAGGGGACGAGAACAGTCGAAATAAATCATATAGACGAGGACGAAAGCATCTCGGGATTCGATGCAGGCAAAAGACGAGCCGGGTACGTCTTCCGCGGAGGAGGGTAGCAAAGGAAACCGCTTTCAGCTGAAAAAATGGAACGCCGTCGCGCTATGGTCCTGGGATATTCAAGTGGACACCTGCGCTATCTGTAGAAATCACATCATGGATCTGTGCATCGAATGCCAGTCAAATCCGTCGTGCTCGCCGAAGGACTGTACGGTAGCGTGGGGTGCCTGCAATCACGCCTTTCATATGCACTGCATTTCCCGATGGCTAAAGACTCGAAACGTGTGTCCTTTAGACAATAAAGAGTGGGTTTACCTTCGATATGGCGCGTAATGGAGGCGCTGTGGGTAACATTCTGCAGATGACAAGTGCAGCGTGCCTTTTGCAGACGAAGTGATATTCAGAGTTTTGCTTGGATGTTTTAggttttgtttgttttggttttttttgttgtgtgtgtgtgtgtgtgtgtgtgtgtgtgtgtgtgtgtgtgtgtgtgtgtgtgtgtgtgtgtgtgtgtgtgtgtgtgtgtgtgtgtgtgtgtgtgtgtgtgtgtgtgtcgttgtATTTCTTTAAAGCATTCTGCTTTGCTAAAAAAAATAGGCAcctctgtttttttttgatgTTTGAGTCGTAGTGGTAGGGTGGAGGACTGATCGTATTGCACCACTCTAACATAGGAGTGTGCTATGGTCAGGATGCGCGTCTCTCTTCAGAGAAGTCACGCATTGTAGGTGTTCGTTAGAGCTGCACAGGCAAAATGAATAAATCGGTGTAAGGAATTACGCTATGGCCAAATCGTTTGTCTCTCTATATATACGCTCTTCTTTGTCCTCCGTCTATATACACCGTTTCGCCAGTGTTTCCAATTTTGAAGACACACAATGTCACTTCTTAGAtgcacggcacaccgcctATGTGCTAGCACTGGCTCTTGCTTAATTGACCCTTTAgcatcgtcgtcgcgcgTGGCACCGCACAACTTGCAGCTTATCCACACCCTTGGAACACGACAATTTTCACTCTTTGGCGAGGGGATAAATCACTCGAAACTGCTTGTACAGTGCACGGTGGCTTCGGAACGCTCTCCTAAGTATGAGGGTGGCAAGAACGCTGCCCTGAGGGGCAAGAAAGCAAGTGCGCGCGGACCTGTCGAATTTGAATGTCAGCTGAGCAATATGTGCCGCAGCTTCCCACTCACCCTGTCTCTTTGttgcagcacgcgcgccggcCTTTTGCTTATCAATGGTGCAAGGTTTTTGCCGGCGGGTTCAACTGTGCTGGAGGGGCCGGAATGCACCCATGGCCAATTCGTCTACCACGGTCCGCACATGAACCAGTCGCATTTGGCAGAGCTTGTTGTTGGGCACAGGAGTCCTAATTCACCGCTAGATGATATCGCTCATATCGAGGCTGTCTTTTTCAGCGCGGTACGTTGCTTTGGCAGCACTTCGAGTACCTGGTTTGGTCATACTCCAGTCCACACTATAAAACCTGAGCTCGCGGATTGTATTGCCGAGCTGGTGCGTGGCTTTGGGGTTGATGATGCGCTCGCTGAATACGTGGAATGTAAGGCACATGCTGTAGAGAAACTGGAGCGGGACGCGTGGGCTCGTGTCTCGAATAGTGTTTTACCTAACTTAGAGAAACTCTAGGGGTCCTTTTCTCGAACTATTcgcctgtgtgtgtcgaTGCCGAGACTGCGTTTCGCAGCTTTTCCTGCAGCGCATGAAACGGAAAAGCGGAAATACTGGATAGTGTGACCGCAGTGCGCTAGAAATGTGCTTTGCGAGGGCGCTGATCACCGCCTCTTGTTCGTTTCTGCGTGACTGGTCTGTTTGGTACACGGTGCGCAGCAAAGCATCTCCTATATATTTCTCGTCGTGTTATGCGAGGATAGCAATGATGTCGTGGTGCTTTACACCAGTGTGTTTCACGTTACGTTTCCTAAACACCTTTCTGCTGTGTAACTAATCTGCATGAACGTTTCCAACAAGGAGCAAAAAGACAGTGGAGGTCAGCAAAACTACAAAAACACACCTATAGCAAGTCTGGCTTTGAAGCGCTACAGCAGCTTTGGACGTTAGCGTAACAATCCGTAGTGGATCACACCAATGAGGAAGTTTATGCTGGAGACGAAGGCCGCCCTGGGTGTCGCACCCAAGACTGTGGACTATGACTTCGAAGAAAAGGCTGGCAATTTGAAAACTATCAACCACACGCTTTCCGACTATAAGTCTGCCGTGGAAGAGACGAGGTCATCCTCTCAACACCTTTTGACAGCAATGGAGAGTATGTTGAAAGTACTGGAGACAATGACACGCGGAAATGACATTCCTGAGAACGTGAGGGGGGTTGTGGGGGACTTCGCCCAGATGGTACAGAAGGCGCGCTGCGAGTTCCTCGTGGACTTCAAGAAGATgctcgacgacgacgacagcgtaACTGAGATCAAGAGCCTAGCAGGCAAGTGCAAGAGTCTGGAGGCAAGGCGCAGCAAAGTGATGAACGAATACGACGCGTACCGCGAAGCTGTCACCAAGAAAGAAGCAGAGTACCGAAAG from Leishmania major strain Friedlin complete genome, chromosome 21 includes:
- the SCG2 gene encoding phosphoglycan beta 1,3 galactosyltransferase 2; this translates as MREENNVPAEWAPRDTHRLDPLQLLPPSQRHCGQSSAAESGEGCHSRSRGKPEVHSTRASSGGKRSTGTLPRSDDCLNAVAQTPLFNSCGHPRRSAAQCLRLCTRQRRLAALAVLLALIVMVHWVISQFTTNVGLQQKSSIELLNEANREYESSSPFSVLVQHESAVERLTTTQRGLAASGAGSLARLDRDQLPSWTLRVIDEDCTMCFDNVTYASAVAADAGRSTNKTGHHKQKGLSVFATTSAPLGLMGPMLFAMASVTDDVDVAAELPRWQWVTWSYAQQRRFVHTSQSRSTGERPRHLIVLGIPSTDQPMRYPLRDAQRATWLTYREVARTENNFTGALLQLYVFAAAHRDSDYTAQYLGDTAQVAPTVSEYAAATEQHLAVEGGDVNNAPPYLQCRVVLRDGWRDIPRSDDAVWRSPCAGVRTTVVTAASLVAGTSSLTALSAQLSLPVTPAFTAAAQYVCHASAALWQEALHHRNSLWLDFLTDRKPTTKKKMGMGISWGIPTEVGMSQKTVLWLNYAYTAFPDVPYIMKGDDDMYLKVPQYLSDLRHVRGGWQKPRNLTVTIPHRGVIPPTLAINDAEECLYRVWWLYRSKLAYGNGVGYILDRRLIQAALNPFDDFNALLMKLLTNPYDYRLEKEYLSLNMQHEDKHIGKQIRDHHDAVERFCPKKRVCYMADRRFRAHQILRPKPVKLTWISVMAHFGMSAIPYYVHYFHKNEFKVAEEAKRLIAQGIDVNTIEENATQRMHEWVASQVPSTLVGLGASFDLDWVRGDPRTAYTVAEEDEVAVYDVRYKLRRRNDIACVLESDKR
- a CDS encoding putative ring-box protein 1 — its product is MQAKDEPGTSSAEEGSKGNRFQLKKWNAVALWSWDIQVDTCAICRNHIMDLCIECQSNPSCSPKDCTVAWGACNHAFHMHCISRWLKTRNVCPLDNKEWVYLRYGA